The Deinococcus koreensis genome window below encodes:
- the fni gene encoding type 2 isopentenyl-diphosphate Delta-isomerase, producing the protein MHHIEACLRPESQYAGVQSGLSAVPWPYRALPERDLDDVKLEVGFLGRRLSAPVLIGAMTGGAERAARINANLALAAQRLGIGMMLGSQRIMLERPEVAPSFQVRGVAPDILLIGNLGAAQFGLGYGVEEAGRAVREVGADALAIHVNPLQEALQAGGDTRWRGVVARLGEVVPALPFPVVLKEVGHGLDERTVRAVAGVGFAALDVAGAGGTSWARVEQLVRWGHVVSPELCELGVPTAQALRGARAAAPATPLIASGGIRSGLDAARALRLGARVVAVARPLLEPALESAEAAEAWLSTFIHDLRVALFVGGYSGVDDPALGALAELPAPVEAGRPADAAPA; encoded by the coding sequence ATGCACCACATCGAGGCGTGTCTGCGGCCCGAGAGCCAGTACGCGGGCGTGCAGAGCGGCCTCTCGGCCGTGCCCTGGCCGTACCGGGCGCTGCCCGAGCGCGATCTGGACGACGTGAAGCTGGAGGTCGGTTTCCTGGGCCGCCGCCTGAGCGCCCCGGTCTTGATCGGCGCGATGACCGGCGGCGCCGAGCGGGCCGCGCGGATCAACGCGAACCTGGCCCTGGCCGCGCAGCGCCTGGGCATCGGCATGATGCTGGGGTCGCAGCGCATCATGCTGGAGCGCCCCGAGGTCGCCCCGAGCTTTCAGGTTCGCGGCGTGGCGCCCGACATCCTGCTCATCGGCAACCTGGGCGCGGCGCAGTTCGGGCTGGGCTACGGGGTCGAGGAAGCGGGCCGCGCCGTGCGGGAGGTGGGCGCCGACGCCCTGGCGATCCACGTCAATCCGCTGCAGGAAGCCCTGCAGGCCGGTGGCGACACCCGCTGGCGCGGAGTGGTCGCCCGGCTGGGCGAGGTCGTGCCCGCGCTGCCCTTCCCGGTGGTGCTCAAGGAGGTCGGTCACGGGCTGGACGAACGGACGGTGCGCGCGGTCGCCGGGGTGGGCTTCGCCGCGCTGGACGTGGCCGGGGCCGGCGGCACGAGTTGGGCGCGGGTGGAGCAGCTCGTGCGCTGGGGGCACGTGGTCAGCCCGGAGCTGTGCGAGCTGGGGGTGCCCACCGCCCAGGCCCTGCGAGGCGCCCGCGCCGCCGCGCCGGCCACGCCGCTGATCGCCTCGGGCGGGATCCGCAGCGGGCTGGACGCCGCCCGCGCCCTGCGCCTGGGCGCGCGGGTGGTGGCGGTCGCCCGGCCCCTGCTGGAGCCGGCGCTGGAGAGCGCCGAGGCCGCCGAGGCCTGGCTCTCGACCTTCATCCATGACCTGCGGGTGGCGCTGTTCGTCGGTGGTTACTCGGGCGTGGACGATCCGGCGCTGGGAGCCCTGGCAGAGCTGCCGGCCCCCGTGGAGGCGGGCCGCCCGGCAGATGCCGCCCCCGCCTGA
- a CDS encoding threonine aldolase family protein codes for MTTRPKTSDPVTPRVIADLRSDTVTTPTPEMRDAMAHAAVGDDVYGEDPSVNELQAEVARLCGMEAGLYMPSGTMTNQVAIALHTRRGEEVVCAEGSHIYEWELGMMAAFSGVVPRFVPAPLGVPAPEEVRAAVRHSVHQSPTGLISLENTHNKAGGTVIPLEVLAGIRAVADAEGLPLHLDGARVFNAAAALSVPLSEITRHFHTVSVCLSKGLGAPVGSVLVGRAEHMRQAHRYRKMMGGGMRQAGVLAAAALVALRGGPARLAGDHRRARVLAEALVNAGYDVNLAAVQTNIVYATIPDAAARSAAWARSGVLANALGPDSVRFVLHHQIGDEALEGALRVLTA; via the coding sequence ATGACCACCCGCCCCAAGACCAGTGACCCCGTGACTCCCCGCGTGATCGCCGACCTGCGCTCCGACACCGTGACCACCCCCACCCCCGAGATGCGCGACGCGATGGCGCACGCAGCCGTGGGGGACGACGTGTACGGCGAAGATCCCAGCGTGAACGAGCTGCAGGCCGAGGTCGCCCGCCTGTGCGGCATGGAGGCGGGGCTGTACATGCCCTCGGGCACCATGACCAATCAGGTGGCCATCGCGCTGCACACGCGCCGGGGCGAGGAGGTGGTCTGCGCCGAGGGCAGCCACATCTACGAGTGGGAGCTGGGCATGATGGCGGCGTTCAGCGGCGTGGTGCCGCGCTTCGTGCCCGCGCCGCTGGGCGTGCCGGCCCCGGAGGAGGTGCGGGCGGCCGTGCGCCACTCGGTTCACCAGTCGCCCACGGGCCTCATCAGCCTGGAAAACACCCACAACAAGGCGGGCGGCACGGTCATTCCGCTGGAGGTGCTCGCGGGCATCCGGGCGGTGGCCGATGCGGAGGGGCTGCCCCTGCATCTGGACGGCGCGCGGGTCTTCAACGCGGCGGCGGCGCTGAGCGTGCCCCTGAGCGAGATCACCCGGCACTTCCATACGGTCAGCGTGTGCCTCAGCAAGGGGCTGGGCGCCCCGGTGGGCAGCGTGCTGGTGGGCAGGGCCGAACACATGCGGCAGGCCCACCGCTACCGCAAGATGATGGGCGGCGGGATGCGGCAGGCCGGGGTGCTGGCGGCGGCGGCGCTGGTGGCCCTGCGGGGTGGCCCGGCGCGGCTGGCCGGGGATCACCGCCGGGCGCGCGTGCTGGCCGAAGCCCTGGTGAATGCCGGCTACGACGTGAACCTCGCCGCCGTGCAGACCAACATCGTCTACGCCACCATTCCCGACGCCGCTGCCCGGAGCGCCGCCTGGGCCCGGAGCGGTGTCCTGGCCAACGCCCTGGGGCCGGACTCCGTGCGCTTCGTGCTGCACCACCAGATCGGCGACGAGGCCCTGGAGGGCGCCCTCCGGGTGCTGACGGCCTGA
- a CDS encoding GNAT family N-acetyltransferase codes for MFTLRPAREADREALYRICLQTGDSGQDATGVYDDPALLGHIYAAPYLTYAPAFAFVLEDAGAVGGYVLGTPDTRAFEATLEREWWPHLRTQYPDPSGVPREARTPDQRLAALIHTPRTAPDALLAQYPAHLHIDLLPWAQGGGHGRRLMERQFAALREAGAPGVHLGVGERNTRAEGFYRHLGMEELARSPGAITFGLKL; via the coding sequence ATGTTCACCCTGCGCCCCGCCCGCGAGGCCGACCGGGAAGCCCTCTACCGCATCTGCTTACAGACCGGTGACAGCGGCCAGGACGCCACCGGCGTCTACGACGATCCGGCCCTGCTGGGCCACATCTACGCCGCGCCGTACCTGACCTACGCCCCGGCCTTCGCCTTCGTGCTGGAGGACGCGGGAGCGGTGGGGGGCTATGTCCTGGGCACGCCCGACACGCGGGCCTTCGAGGCCACCCTGGAGCGCGAGTGGTGGCCCCACCTGAGGACGCAGTATCCCGATCCATCGGGCGTCCCACGAGAGGCCCGAACGCCGGATCAACGTCTCGCGGCACTCATCCACACGCCGCGCACCGCCCCGGACGCCCTGCTGGCGCAGTATCCGGCCCACCTGCACATCGACCTGCTGCCCTGGGCGCAGGGTGGGGGCCACGGCCGCCGGCTGATGGAACGCCAGTTCGCGGCCTTGCGGGAGGCCGGGGCGCCGGGCGTGCACCTGGGCGTGGGCGAGCGCAACACGCGCGCCGAGGGCTTCTACCGCCATCTGGGGATGGAGGAGCTGGCCCGCTCGCCCGGCGCGATCACCTTCGGGCTGAAGCTGTAG
- a CDS encoding elongation factor G: MPVRIVSLAAHSGAGKTTLSEALLHRSGATSRMGRVEDGTTHSDHTDAEKQHGFSITTGVVRLSHRDTEITVLDTPGYADFVREIRGAVRAADSALILVSAVSGVEVGTERVWATADRFAMPRVVAVNKMDRERADFFAVLADIRASLRGHSAALFVPLGEGPDFMGVVNVLSGQASSGLSVPDSMRSLLRESREHLIEAIVETDDDLMTRYLEGDPIPDDELQGALIRAVQAGTLYPVLPVSALTGAGVPELMDLLVDGLRSASLRGPVTGLDGQTREPRPDAPFSARVWRMSIDPFVGKLAYVRVWSGTLKPGDTVRNTTQGADLKPAHLYVMNGKELTEVPQLSAGMIGVLTKIQDLHTGDTLADPAQPIEYDPLWLPDPAHTVALHPLTRQDEDKIGAALSRLMEEDPTLHFSRDPQTGEQLLSGMGDMHTTIAIEKLSALGVNVSTTPPQIPYRETIHAPSKAQGKHKKQSGGHGQYGDCTIQIAPGEGYSFRSAVVGGAIPGKYIPSIEKGVQDAMQKGSLAGYPLQDIHVTVLDGSYHDVDSSDIAFRTAGSLALKAALEGARPGLLEPVMLLRVRAPGQFTGDLIGDLQTRRARVQGMEPEGTVITVTAVVPQAELQTYSADLRSLTGDRGAFSVKPHGYQDVPEHIAKKVIEERKAALANA, from the coding sequence GTGCCAGTCCGTATTGTCAGTCTCGCCGCGCACAGCGGCGCTGGGAAAACGACGCTCTCTGAAGCCCTGCTGCACCGAAGCGGGGCCACTTCACGTATGGGCCGGGTCGAGGACGGCACCACCCATTCGGATCACACCGACGCCGAGAAGCAGCACGGCTTTTCCATCACGACCGGCGTGGTGCGCCTGAGCCACCGGGACACCGAGATCACCGTGCTGGACACGCCCGGCTACGCCGACTTCGTGCGCGAGATCCGGGGAGCAGTGCGCGCCGCCGACTCCGCGCTGATCCTGGTGAGCGCGGTCAGCGGCGTGGAGGTCGGCACCGAGCGGGTCTGGGCCACCGCCGACCGCTTCGCCATGCCCCGCGTGGTCGCCGTGAACAAGATGGATCGCGAGCGCGCCGATTTCTTCGCCGTGCTGGCCGATATCAGGGCCAGCCTTAGGGGCCACTCGGCGGCGCTGTTCGTGCCGCTGGGCGAGGGGCCGGACTTCATGGGCGTGGTGAACGTGCTGAGCGGCCAGGCGTCTTCGGGCCTGAGCGTGCCCGATTCCATGCGGAGCCTGCTGCGCGAGTCCCGCGAGCACCTGATCGAGGCCATCGTGGAGACCGACGACGACCTGATGACCCGGTACCTGGAGGGCGATCCCATTCCGGATGACGAGCTGCAGGGCGCCCTGATCCGCGCCGTGCAGGCCGGCACGCTGTACCCGGTGTTGCCGGTGAGCGCGCTGACCGGCGCCGGCGTGCCCGAGCTGATGGATCTGCTGGTGGACGGCCTGCGAAGCGCTTCCCTGCGCGGCCCCGTGACCGGCCTGGACGGCCAGACCCGCGAGCCGCGCCCGGACGCCCCCTTCAGCGCGCGGGTGTGGCGCATGAGCATCGATCCCTTCGTGGGAAAGCTGGCGTACGTCCGCGTGTGGAGCGGCACCCTGAAGCCCGGCGACACGGTTCGCAACACCACCCAGGGCGCCGACCTGAAACCGGCCCACCTGTATGTCATGAACGGCAAGGAACTGACCGAGGTGCCGCAGCTCAGCGCCGGCATGATCGGCGTGCTGACCAAGATCCAGGATCTGCACACGGGCGACACCCTGGCCGACCCGGCCCAGCCCATCGAATACGACCCGCTGTGGCTGCCCGACCCGGCCCACACGGTCGCCCTGCACCCGCTCACCCGCCAGGACGAGGACAAGATCGGCGCCGCGCTCTCGCGGCTGATGGAGGAAGACCCCACCCTGCACTTCTCGCGCGATCCGCAGACCGGCGAGCAGCTGCTGAGCGGCATGGGCGACATGCACACCACCATCGCCATCGAGAAGTTGAGCGCGCTGGGCGTAAACGTGAGCACCACCCCGCCGCAGATTCCCTACCGCGAGACCATCCACGCCCCCAGCAAGGCGCAGGGCAAGCACAAGAAGCAGAGCGGCGGGCACGGGCAGTACGGCGACTGCACCATCCAGATCGCGCCCGGCGAGGGCTACAGCTTCCGCTCGGCCGTGGTGGGCGGGGCCATTCCCGGCAAGTACATCCCCAGCATCGAGAAGGGCGTGCAGGACGCCATGCAGAAGGGGTCGCTGGCCGGCTACCCGCTTCAGGACATCCACGTGACCGTACTGGACGGCAGTTACCACGATGTCGACAGCTCGGACATCGCCTTCCGCACCGCCGGCAGCCTGGCCCTGAAGGCCGCGCTGGAGGGCGCCCGGCCGGGGCTGCTGGAACCCGTGATGTTGCTGAGAGTCCGCGCGCCGGGGCAGTTCACGGGCGACCTGATCGGCGACCTGCAGACCCGCCGCGCCCGCGTGCAGGGCATGGAGCCCGAGGGCACCGTGATCACGGTCACGGCCGTCGTGCCGCAGGCGGAGCTGCAGACCTACTCGGCCGACCTGCGGAGCCTGACCGGCGACCGGGGGGCCTTCTCGGTCAAGCCCCACGGCTATCAGGACGTGCCGGAGCACATCGCGAAAAAGGTGATCGAGGAGCGGAAGGCGGCGCTGGCGAACGCCTGA
- the ruvA gene encoding Holliday junction branch migration protein RuvA, whose amino-acid sequence MIAFLSGVVREVRENSAVVVAGGVGYEVQCPVGTLAKLKVGEAAELNTRFIVREDAQLLFGFHDADSVRIFDLLTGVSGVGPKLALALLSAMPVSALAQGLLSGDAKLLSSVSGVGKKTAERLVLELQGKVPEHLAAPAAGSGTGRAAPVATTAGRDAVDALLALGFREANVRAAVAELLSSDPEQSADALIRKALGRLR is encoded by the coding sequence ATGATTGCCTTCCTTTCCGGCGTGGTGCGAGAAGTCCGCGAGAACAGCGCCGTGGTCGTCGCAGGCGGCGTGGGTTACGAGGTGCAGTGCCCGGTCGGGACGCTGGCCAAACTGAAAGTGGGCGAAGCCGCCGAACTCAACACCCGCTTCATCGTGCGCGAGGACGCCCAGCTGCTGTTCGGCTTCCACGACGCCGACAGCGTGCGGATCTTCGACCTGCTGACCGGCGTGAGCGGCGTGGGGCCGAAGCTGGCGCTGGCGCTGCTCTCGGCCATGCCGGTCTCGGCGCTGGCGCAGGGCCTGCTCAGCGGCGACGCCAAGCTGCTGAGTTCGGTGTCCGGCGTGGGCAAGAAAACGGCCGAGCGGCTGGTGCTGGAGCTTCAGGGTAAAGTGCCCGAACATCTGGCCGCGCCCGCCGCCGGTTCGGGCACGGGGCGCGCCGCCCCGGTGGCGACCACTGCCGGCCGGGACGCCGTGGACGCCCTGCTGGCCCTGGGCTTCCGCGAGGCGAACGTGCGCGCCGCCGTGGCCGAACTGCTCTCCAGCGACCCCGAGCAGTCGGCCGACGCCCTGATCCGCAAGGCGCTGGGGCGGCTGCGATGA
- a CDS encoding CPBP family intramembrane glutamic endopeptidase, with product MTAPDASPPTHPSWPEGAPTSPPPGASGVRAVDGNRAALSLLVLQNVVAALGVGMDLPIGGRTVHIGLHLSLGNALLLAFAVVVLVAFTVFRPAMRSLLRDSRWRTRPSWGLALAAFVLGFLASRAFALAYVSFFPDSINAMPRFLSSGADLIPLLLSAGLLVPLAEEVAFRGLMMRGQERAAGFTVAALATSLAFAVAHGVPASVAGILPLAYVLARLAQHSGSLWNSVIVHALNNSLSIGLGSLLAGQNLGGADQAGALLGNSGLALPLAIGALLFGVAVLVVLHLWLVPRADAQVRSAPGPWLSGAYVVIVVFGVLTMLATLPAVQQLTGRLSGALP from the coding sequence ATGACTGCGCCGGACGCTTCCCCGCCCACCCACCCTTCCTGGCCGGAGGGGGCCCCGACCTCGCCGCCGCCAGGAGCCTCGGGCGTGCGCGCGGTGGACGGCAACCGCGCCGCGCTGAGCCTGCTGGTGCTGCAGAACGTGGTGGCCGCGCTGGGCGTGGGGATGGATCTGCCGATCGGCGGGCGCACCGTGCACATCGGCCTGCACCTGTCTCTGGGGAATGCGCTGCTGCTGGCCTTCGCGGTGGTGGTGCTGGTGGCCTTCACCGTGTTCCGGCCGGCCATGCGCTCCCTGCTCCGGGATTCGCGCTGGCGCACGCGGCCCTCGTGGGGGCTGGCCCTGGCGGCCTTCGTGCTGGGGTTCCTGGCCTCACGCGCCTTCGCGCTGGCCTACGTGAGCTTCTTCCCGGACAGCATCAATGCCATGCCCAGGTTCCTGAGCAGCGGCGCCGACCTGATTCCGCTGCTGCTCTCTGCCGGCCTGCTGGTGCCGCTGGCCGAGGAGGTCGCCTTCCGGGGCCTGATGATGCGCGGTCAGGAGCGCGCGGCGGGCTTCACCGTGGCGGCCCTGGCGACCAGTCTGGCCTTCGCCGTGGCGCACGGGGTACCGGCCAGCGTGGCGGGCATCCTGCCGCTGGCCTACGTGCTGGCGCGGCTGGCGCAGCACAGCGGCAGCCTCTGGAATTCGGTGATCGTGCACGCCCTGAACAACTCGCTCTCGATCGGCCTGGGGTCGCTGCTGGCCGGGCAGAACCTGGGCGGCGCGGATCAGGCGGGCGCCCTGCTGGGCAACTCGGGGCTGGCGCTGCCGCTGGCCATCGGCGCGCTGCTGTTCGGCGTGGCGGTGCTGGTCGTGCTGCACCTGTGGCTCGTCCCCCGCGCCGATGCCCAGGTGCGCTCGGCCCCCGGGCCCTGGCTCAGCGGCGCCTACGTGGTCATCGTGGTCTTCGGGGTGCTGACCATGCTCGCCACGCTGCCCGCCGTGCAACAGCTCACGGGCCGGCTTAGCGGCGCCCTGCCCTGA
- a CDS encoding low temperature requirement protein A — protein MTHGQPDSITLPDTISSGGQGTSPQNDGAQNGATQGGTAEQKVSWLELFFDLIFVVAFDQLARRLGDSPGLENIAEFALLFTAVWWAWAGNTLFAARFGNESRIYRWATLTQLVSMSLIALTLRGDVKDTGLAVALAFGVNRLIQCVQYLLVSRARPEAAAFAQRVAQTFGGAALLWLGSALLPAGSAAQLLIWCAALALEIVAPILARGLSTAVLPHQGHLPERVGLLQIIALGAIVTETVNGSRQQALTLPTLLPALGAILTTVALWRLYFDQARALPLLAAHVEGQVGRLLAWLYGHLPFTLSVIMLGVGLGHGLSAVDAKKDAVNQQFVAWPLAGTLFTLAMLRLNSMQVARRRVPDRSLLALAAGIAGCVVLAFLDLDTTELHLSVAALTLLLAAVVAADPATRRLGQLEEKVTEQMEEGDAPRSLEEPVSAQAGAASAGRPASTGAGSSARAPSAGSSTPE, from the coding sequence ATGACGCACGGACAACCCGACAGCATCACCCTTCCGGACACCATCTCATCGGGCGGGCAGGGCACGTCCCCGCAGAATGACGGCGCGCAGAATGGGGCCACGCAGGGGGGGACGGCCGAGCAGAAGGTCTCCTGGCTGGAACTGTTCTTCGACCTGATCTTCGTGGTGGCCTTCGATCAGCTCGCCCGGCGCCTGGGCGATTCCCCCGGCCTGGAGAACATCGCGGAATTCGCGCTGCTGTTCACGGCCGTCTGGTGGGCCTGGGCCGGCAACACGCTGTTCGCGGCGCGCTTCGGCAACGAGAGCCGCATCTACCGCTGGGCGACCCTGACCCAGCTGGTGTCCATGAGCCTGATCGCCCTGACGCTGCGCGGAGACGTCAAGGACACCGGGCTGGCGGTCGCGCTGGCCTTCGGGGTCAACCGGCTGATCCAGTGCGTCCAGTACCTGCTGGTCTCGCGGGCCCGGCCCGAGGCGGCGGCGTTCGCCCAGCGGGTGGCCCAGACCTTCGGGGGGGCCGCGCTGCTGTGGCTGGGCTCGGCCCTGCTGCCCGCCGGCAGCGCCGCTCAGCTCCTGATCTGGTGCGCCGCCCTGGCCCTGGAGATCGTGGCGCCGATCCTGGCGCGCGGCCTCAGCACCGCCGTCCTGCCCCACCAGGGCCACCTCCCCGAACGGGTCGGGCTGCTGCAGATCATCGCGCTGGGGGCCATCGTGACCGAGACGGTCAACGGCAGCCGCCAGCAGGCCCTGACCCTGCCGACCCTGCTGCCCGCGCTGGGCGCCATTCTGACCACGGTGGCGCTGTGGCGGCTGTATTTCGATCAGGCGCGGGCGCTGCCCCTGCTGGCCGCCCACGTGGAGGGTCAGGTGGGCCGCCTGCTGGCCTGGCTGTACGGTCACCTGCCCTTCACGCTGAGCGTGATCATGCTGGGCGTCGGGCTGGGCCACGGCCTGAGCGCCGTGGACGCCAAGAAGGACGCCGTGAACCAGCAGTTCGTGGCCTGGCCGCTGGCGGGCACGCTGTTCACGCTGGCCATGCTGCGCCTGAATTCCATGCAGGTGGCGCGCCGGCGCGTGCCAGACCGCAGTCTGCTGGCGCTGGCGGCCGGTATCGCCGGATGTGTGGTGCTGGCCTTCCTGGATCTCGACACCACGGAGCTTCACCTGAGTGTGGCGGCCCTGACGCTGCTCCTGGCCGCCGTGGTCGCCGCCGACCCCGCCACCCGCCGCCTGGGTCAGCTGGAGGAGAAGGTCACGGAGCAGATGGAGGAGGGAGATGCGCCCCGTTCGCTGGAGGAGCCGGTCAGCGCTCAGGCGGGGGCGGCATCTGCCGGGCGGCCCGCCTCCACGGGGGCCGGCAGCTCTGCCAGGGCTCCCAGCGCCGGATCGTCCACGCCCGAGTAA
- a CDS encoding DUF456 domain-containing protein has translation MSLAFLIFLVAWIVGMIGTFIPALPATLIIFLGSVAATLLDGFQPWPDVPFLLTFGVITLLIMSIDNVASAWGARRYGGSRQAMWGALIGGLLGLFIPLGLIVGPLAGAFLAELLVVRKSLQESLMSAWGTLIGLLAGIAAKLVLHTLVGLYELWRLWDPAKSVFG, from the coding sequence ATGAGCCTCGCTTTCCTGATCTTCCTCGTCGCCTGGATCGTCGGCATGATCGGCACCTTCATCCCGGCGCTGCCCGCCACGCTGATCATCTTTCTGGGCTCGGTCGCGGCCACGCTGCTCGACGGCTTCCAACCCTGGCCGGACGTGCCCTTCCTGCTCACCTTCGGGGTGATCACGCTGCTGATCATGTCGATCGACAACGTGGCCTCGGCCTGGGGCGCGCGGCGCTACGGCGGCAGCCGGCAGGCCATGTGGGGCGCCCTGATCGGCGGCCTGCTGGGGCTATTCATCCCGCTGGGACTGATCGTGGGGCCACTGGCCGGCGCCTTCCTGGCCGAGCTGCTGGTGGTTCGCAAGTCGCTGCAGGAATCTCTGATGTCCGCCTGGGGCACCCTGATCGGCCTGCTGGCGGGCATCGCGGCGAAACTGGTGCTGCATACGCTGGTCGGCCTGTACGAACTGTGGCGGCTGTGGGATCCCGCCAAGAGCGTGTTCGGCTGA
- a CDS encoding MFS transporter: MTTPPSTTAPAPAAADTAGAPDTSTRLTLLLLAALTVMSGATIAPALPAMGRHFADTPNVELLVKLALTILGLVIAVSAPLSGVLADRYGRRPVLIGALALYAVGGASGLVAGSLGAVLAGRVVLGLAVAGTMTAAGALVNDLFSGPERGRFLSQQAAFTSFGGAVLLPLGGLLASLSWRAPFALYALALLLLPLVLRLPGGVPVLARTPEPEQPPRWGAIGLVYALALGYMVVFYLMPAQGPFLLGSLGARAASTGLLLGTFTLMAALTSLAYSRLAGRFDPRRVAALGLLGVAAGWLIVSQAPGLGVALAGLVVGGLGGGLVFPNLYTWLADLTPPAWRGRVTAGMSSAVFLGQFLSPLLLASPTGHEGQGYVWGAVVAAGMAATLLILSTRPLLPGTLRPGTLRPGK, from the coding sequence GTGACCACCCCTCCCTCCACCACGGCGCCGGCCCCGGCCGCCGCAGACACAGCCGGCGCTCCGGACACGTCCACCCGGCTGACCCTGCTGCTGCTCGCCGCCCTGACCGTGATGTCGGGCGCCACCATCGCCCCGGCGCTGCCCGCGATGGGCCGCCACTTCGCGGACACGCCGAACGTGGAACTGCTGGTCAAGCTGGCGCTGACGATCCTGGGGCTGGTCATCGCCGTGAGCGCTCCCCTGAGCGGGGTGCTGGCCGACCGCTACGGCCGCCGCCCGGTGCTGATCGGGGCCCTGGCGCTGTACGCCGTCGGGGGCGCCAGCGGGCTGGTCGCGGGGTCGCTGGGCGCGGTGCTGGCGGGCCGGGTGGTGCTGGGCCTGGCGGTGGCGGGCACCATGACAGCGGCCGGTGCCCTGGTCAACGACCTGTTCAGCGGCCCGGAGCGCGGCCGCTTCCTGAGCCAGCAGGCAGCCTTCACCAGTTTCGGTGGGGCCGTGCTGCTGCCGCTGGGCGGCCTGCTCGCCAGCCTTTCGTGGCGCGCTCCCTTCGCCCTGTACGCGCTGGCCCTGCTGCTGCTGCCGCTGGTGCTGCGGCTTCCCGGGGGCGTGCCGGTGCTCGCCCGGACACCGGAGCCGGAGCAGCCCCCGCGCTGGGGCGCCATCGGGCTGGTGTATGCCCTGGCGCTGGGCTACATGGTCGTCTTCTACCTGATGCCGGCGCAGGGGCCGTTCCTGCTGGGCTCGCTGGGCGCGCGGGCCGCCAGCACGGGCCTGCTGCTGGGCACCTTCACCCTGATGGCGGCGCTGACCTCGCTGGCCTACTCGCGCCTGGCCGGGCGCTTCGATCCCCGGCGGGTGGCCGCGCTGGGGCTGCTGGGCGTCGCCGCCGGCTGGCTGATCGTCTCGCAGGCGCCGGGGCTGGGCGTGGCCCTGGCCGGGCTGGTCGTGGGCGGGCTGGGCGGCGGCCTGGTCTTCCCCAACCTCTACACCTGGCTGGCCGACCTGACCCCCCCGGCGTGGCGGGGCCGCGTGACGGCCGGCATGAGCAGCGCGGTGTTCCTGGGCCAGTTCCTGAGCCCGCTGCTGCTGGCCTCGCCCACCGGGCATGAAGGGCAGGGCTACGTGTGGGGGGCGGTGGTGGCGGCGGGCATGGCGGCGACCCTGCTGATCCTGAGTACCCGGCCCCTGCTCCCGGGCACGCTCCGGCCCGGCACGCTCCGGCCCGGCAAATGA